A genomic window from Spodoptera frugiperda isolate SF20-4 chromosome 29, AGI-APGP_CSIRO_Sfru_2.0, whole genome shotgun sequence includes:
- the LOC118268510 gene encoding disks large homolog 2 isoform X4: protein MTTWMALFGLVWLLRVRGSLCGCAACRRARHDAQEIQCAPSPRAPSPEEQAPFDVITLEHYTRDVTVQTDFDDEDVEDLDKIEMQISEESNVGNYECGREQSTQSPVSGQQASSFQCPSDADSEAVWETADVTLERGASGLGLSIAGGETGSDVSITRLAVGGAAQKDGRLQIGDILLQVNDISVEGAPHSVAVDALQKAGSVVRLRVRRARRPRVVTLWRGVRGLGLGIAGGADDAAGGGGIFVSHIAVGGAAHHDGRLRLGDKILAVRDKDGIETSLIGATHAHAVSALRSTGDQVTLIVLSAGSVPPVAKTAPLYSTKTQATSCSTLHELLEEEPSEIPRCVRMVRLVRSGSRLGMDIVGGLGGEVEGNTDEDACGVFVSGVSVGGAAYGMLHRGDRILSVDGRDLTRATHEQAAAALKYSGATVTIAAQYQPEQYERLRARIRAINAAAAMSPRTRHVPVHPDLHAMYPR, encoded by the exons ATGACCACGTGGATGGCGCTGTTCGGGCTAGTGTGGCTGCTCCGCGTGCGTGGTTCGCTCTGCGGCTGCGCGGCGTGCAGGCGAGCGCGCCACGATGCGCAGGAGATCCAGTGCGCTCCTAGCCCGCGCGCGCCCAGCCCAGAAGAGCAAGCCCCGTTCGATGTCATCACACTGGAGCATTACACCCGTGACGTCACTGTACAGACTGACTTCGACGATGAAGACGTCGAGGATCTCGACAAGATAGAGATGCAGATTTCAGAAGAAT CAAACGTTGGGAATTACGAGTGCGGGCGAGAACAGTCGACACAGAGTCCAGTAAGCGGTCAGCAAGCTAGTAGCTTTCAG TGTCCTTCGGATGCAGACAGCGAGGCAGTGTGGGAGACAGCTGATGTGACATTGGAGCGGGGTGCGAGCGGGCTCGGCCTTAGCATAGCGGGCGGGGAAACTGGCAGTGACGTCAGCATAACGCGACTAGCAGTTGGTGGTGCCGCACAAAAAGATGGAAGATTGCAAATAGgagatattttattacaa gtaAATGACATTTCTGTGGAAGGAGCGCCGCACTCAGTCGCAGTGGACGCACTTCAAAAAGCTGGAAGCGTCGTTAGATTA CGAGTGCGACGAGCTCGAAGACCAAGGGTGGTGACCCTATGGCGAGGAGTAAGAGGTCTTGGCCTTGGTATAGCTGGTGGGGCTGATGATGCAGCAGGTGGAGGAGGCATCTTCGTATCCCATATTGCCGTGGGTGGAGCAGCCCACCATGATGGCAGATTACGACTCGGCGATAAAATTTTGGCTGTCAGAGACAAAGAT GGTATTGAAACATCTCTAATTGGTGCAACGCACGCTCATGCAGTATCTGCCCTGAGAAGTACAGGAGATCAAGTCACGCTCATAGTGTTATCAGCCGGCTCTGTACCACCTGTCGCTAAAACCGCTCCACTATACTCAA CCAAAACTCAAGCCACGTCGTGTTCAACGCTCCACGAGTTATTAGAAGAGGAACCGAGTGAAATACCGAG ATGTGTACGCATGGTCAGGCTTGTACGGTCTGGCTCACGCCTCGGGATGGACATCGTCGGAGGGCTGGGAGGAGAGGTGGAAGGCAACACGGATGAGGACGCCTGCGGAGTGTTCGTGTCGGGTGTTTCCGTAGGTGGGGCCGCCTACGGCATGCTACATAGAGGCGACAGGATACTAAGCGTCGACGGCAGAGACCTCACAAGGGCTACGCATGAACAAGCCGCTGCGGCACTGAAg TACTCGGGCGCCACGGTGACAATAGCGGCGCAGTATCAGCCGGAACAGTACGAGAGGTTACGAGCACGCATCCGAGCGATCAACGCAGCGGCCGCCATGTCGCCTCGCACGAGACACGTTCCCGTGCATCCTGACCTACACGCTATGTACCCAAGGTAA
- the LOC118268510 gene encoding disks large homolog 2 isoform X2 — MTTWMALFGLVWLLRVRGSLCGCAACRRARHDAQEIQCAPSPRAPSPEEQAPFDVITLEHYTRDVTVQTDFDDEDVEDLDKIEMQISEESNVGNYECGREQSTQSPVSGQQASSFQCPSDADSEAVWETADVTLERGASGLGLSIAGGETGSDVSITRLAVGGAAQKDGRLQIGDILLQVNDISVEGAPHSVAVDALQKAGSVVRLRVRRARRPRVVTLWRGVRGLGLGIAGGADDAAGGGGIFVSHIAVGGAAHHDGRLRLGDKILAVRDKDGIETSLIGATHAHAVSALRSTGDQVTLIVLSAGSVPPVAKTAPLYSTKTQATSCSTLHELLEEEPSEIPRCVRMVRLVRSGSRLGMDIVGGLGGEVEGNTDEDACGVFVSGVSVGGAAYGMLHRGDRILSVDGRDLTRATHEQAAAALKQYSGATVTIAAQYQPEQYERLRARIRAINAAAAMSPRTRHVPVHPDLHAMYPR, encoded by the exons ATGACCACGTGGATGGCGCTGTTCGGGCTAGTGTGGCTGCTCCGCGTGCGTGGTTCGCTCTGCGGCTGCGCGGCGTGCAGGCGAGCGCGCCACGATGCGCAGGAGATCCAGTGCGCTCCTAGCCCGCGCGCGCCCAGCCCAGAAGAGCAAGCCCCGTTCGATGTCATCACACTGGAGCATTACACCCGTGACGTCACTGTACAGACTGACTTCGACGATGAAGACGTCGAGGATCTCGACAAGATAGAGATGCAGATTTCAGAAGAAT CAAACGTTGGGAATTACGAGTGCGGGCGAGAACAGTCGACACAGAGTCCAGTAAGCGGTCAGCAAGCTAGTAGCTTTCAG TGTCCTTCGGATGCAGACAGCGAGGCAGTGTGGGAGACAGCTGATGTGACATTGGAGCGGGGTGCGAGCGGGCTCGGCCTTAGCATAGCGGGCGGGGAAACTGGCAGTGACGTCAGCATAACGCGACTAGCAGTTGGTGGTGCCGCACAAAAAGATGGAAGATTGCAAATAGgagatattttattacaa gtaAATGACATTTCTGTGGAAGGAGCGCCGCACTCAGTCGCAGTGGACGCACTTCAAAAAGCTGGAAGCGTCGTTAGATTA CGAGTGCGACGAGCTCGAAGACCAAGGGTGGTGACCCTATGGCGAGGAGTAAGAGGTCTTGGCCTTGGTATAGCTGGTGGGGCTGATGATGCAGCAGGTGGAGGAGGCATCTTCGTATCCCATATTGCCGTGGGTGGAGCAGCCCACCATGATGGCAGATTACGACTCGGCGATAAAATTTTGGCTGTCAGAGACAAAGAT GGTATTGAAACATCTCTAATTGGTGCAACGCACGCTCATGCAGTATCTGCCCTGAGAAGTACAGGAGATCAAGTCACGCTCATAGTGTTATCAGCCGGCTCTGTACCACCTGTCGCTAAAACCGCTCCACTATACTCAA CCAAAACTCAAGCCACGTCGTGTTCAACGCTCCACGAGTTATTAGAAGAGGAACCGAGTGAAATACCGAG ATGTGTACGCATGGTCAGGCTTGTACGGTCTGGCTCACGCCTCGGGATGGACATCGTCGGAGGGCTGGGAGGAGAGGTGGAAGGCAACACGGATGAGGACGCCTGCGGAGTGTTCGTGTCGGGTGTTTCCGTAGGTGGGGCCGCCTACGGCATGCTACATAGAGGCGACAGGATACTAAGCGTCGACGGCAGAGACCTCACAAGGGCTACGCATGAACAAGCCGCTGCGGCACTGAAg CAGTACTCGGGCGCCACGGTGACAATAGCGGCGCAGTATCAGCCGGAACAGTACGAGAGGTTACGAGCACGCATCCGAGCGATCAACGCAGCGGCCGCCATGTCGCCTCGCACGAGACACGTTCCCGTGCATCCTGACCTACACGCTATGTACCCAAGGTAA
- the LOC118268510 gene encoding disks large homolog 2 isoform X3, with amino-acid sequence MTTWMALFGLVWLLRVRGSLCGCAACRRARHDAQEIQCAPSPRAPSPEEQAPFDVITLEHYTRDVTVQTDFDDEDVEDLDKIEMQISEESNVGNYECGREQSTQSPVSGQQASSFQCPSDADSEAVWETADVTLERGASGLGLSIAGGETGSDVSITRLAVGGAAQKDGRLQIGDILLQVNDISVEGAPHSVAVDALQKAGSVVRLRVRRARRPRVVTLWRGVRGLGLGIAGGADDAAGGGGIFVSHIAVGGAAHHDGRLRLGDKILAVRDKDGIETSLIGATHAHAVSALRSTGDQVTLIVLSAGSVPPVAKTAPLYSTKTQATSCSTLHELLEEEPSEIPRCVRMVRLVRSGSRLGMDIVGGLGGEVEGNTDEDACGVFVSGVSVGGAAYGMLHRGDRILSVDGRDLTRATHEQAAAALKYSGATVTIAAQYQPEQYERLRARIRAINAAAAMSPRTRHVPVHPDLHAMYPR; translated from the exons ATGACCACGTGGATGGCGCTGTTCGGGCTAGTGTGGCTGCTCCGCGTGCGTGGTTCGCTCTGCGGCTGCGCGGCGTGCAGGCGAGCGCGCCACGATGCGCAGGAGATCCAGTGCGCTCCTAGCCCGCGCGCGCCCAGCCCAGAAGAGCAAGCCCCGTTCGATGTCATCACACTGGAGCATTACACCCGTGACGTCACTGTACAGACTGACTTCGACGATGAAGACGTCGAGGATCTCGACAAGATAGAGATGCAGATTTCAGAAGAAT CAAACGTTGGGAATTACGAGTGCGGGCGAGAACAGTCGACACAGAGTCCAGTAAGCGGTCAGCAAGCTAGTAGCTTTCAG TGTCCTTCGGATGCAGACAGCGAGGCAGTGTGGGAGACAGCTGATGTGACATTGGAGCGGGGTGCGAGCGGGCTCGGCCTTAGCATAGCGGGCGGGGAAACTGGCAGTGACGTCAGCATAACGCGACTAGCAGTTGGTGGTGCCGCACAAAAAGATGGAAGATTGCAAATAGgagatattttattacaa gtaAATGACATTTCTGTGGAAGGAGCGCCGCACTCAGTCGCAGTGGACGCACTTCAAAAAGCTGGAAGCGTCGTTAGATTA CGAGTGCGACGAGCTCGAAGACCAAGGGTGGTGACCCTATGGCGAGGAGTAAGAGGTCTTGGCCTTGGTATAGCTGGTGGGGCTGATGATGCAGCAGGTGGAGGAGGCATCTTCGTATCCCATATTGCCGTGGGTGGAGCAGCCCACCATGATGGCAGATTACGACTCGGCGATAAAATTTTGGCTGTCAGAGACAAAGAT GGTATTGAAACATCTCTAATTGGTGCAACGCACGCTCATGCAGTATCTGCCCTGAGAAGTACAGGAGATCAAGTCACGCTCATAGTGTTATCAGCCGGCTCTGTACCACCTGTCGCTAAAACCGCTCCACTATACTCAA CCAAAACTCAAGCCACGTCGTGTTCAACGCTCCACGAGTTATTAGAAGAGGAACCGAGTGAAATACCGAG ATGTGTACGCATGGTCAGGCTTGTACGGTCTGGCTCACGCCTCGGGATGGACATCGTCGGAGGGCTGGGAGGAGAGGTGGAAGGCAACACGGATGAGGACGCCTGCGGAGTGTTCGTGTCGGGTGTTTCCGTAGGTGGGGCCGCCTACGGCATGCTACATAGAGGCGACAGGATACTAAGCGTCGACGGCAGAGACCTCACAAGGGCTACGCATGAACAAGCCGCTGCGGCACTGAAg TACTCGGGCGCCACGGTGACAATAGCGGCGCAGTATCAGCCGGAACAGTACGAGAGGTTACGAGCACGCATCCGAGCGATCAACGCAGCGGCCGCCATGTCGCCTCGCACGAGACACGTTCCCGTGCATCCTGACCTACACGCTATGTACCCAAG ATAG
- the LOC118268510 gene encoding disks large homolog 1 isoform X5 codes for MTTWMALFGLVWLLRVRGSLCGCAACRRARHDAQEIQCAPSPRAPSPEEQAPFDVITLEHYTRDVTVQTDFDDEDVEDLDKIEMQISEESNVGNYECGREQSTQSPVSGQQASSFQCPSDADSEAVWETADVTLERGASGLGLSIAGGETGSDVSITRLAVGGAAQKDGRLQIGDILLQRVRRARRPRVVTLWRGVRGLGLGIAGGADDAAGGGGIFVSHIAVGGAAHHDGRLRLGDKILAVRDKDGIETSLIGATHAHAVSALRSTGDQVTLIVLSAGSVPPVAKTAPLYSTKTQATSCSTLHELLEEEPSEIPRCVRMVRLVRSGSRLGMDIVGGLGGEVEGNTDEDACGVFVSGVSVGGAAYGMLHRGDRILSVDGRDLTRATHEQAAAALKQYSGATVTIAAQYQPEQYERLRARIRAINAAAAMSPRTRHVPVHPDLHAMYPR; via the exons ATGACCACGTGGATGGCGCTGTTCGGGCTAGTGTGGCTGCTCCGCGTGCGTGGTTCGCTCTGCGGCTGCGCGGCGTGCAGGCGAGCGCGCCACGATGCGCAGGAGATCCAGTGCGCTCCTAGCCCGCGCGCGCCCAGCCCAGAAGAGCAAGCCCCGTTCGATGTCATCACACTGGAGCATTACACCCGTGACGTCACTGTACAGACTGACTTCGACGATGAAGACGTCGAGGATCTCGACAAGATAGAGATGCAGATTTCAGAAGAAT CAAACGTTGGGAATTACGAGTGCGGGCGAGAACAGTCGACACAGAGTCCAGTAAGCGGTCAGCAAGCTAGTAGCTTTCAG TGTCCTTCGGATGCAGACAGCGAGGCAGTGTGGGAGACAGCTGATGTGACATTGGAGCGGGGTGCGAGCGGGCTCGGCCTTAGCATAGCGGGCGGGGAAACTGGCAGTGACGTCAGCATAACGCGACTAGCAGTTGGTGGTGCCGCACAAAAAGATGGAAGATTGCAAATAGgagatattttattacaa CGAGTGCGACGAGCTCGAAGACCAAGGGTGGTGACCCTATGGCGAGGAGTAAGAGGTCTTGGCCTTGGTATAGCTGGTGGGGCTGATGATGCAGCAGGTGGAGGAGGCATCTTCGTATCCCATATTGCCGTGGGTGGAGCAGCCCACCATGATGGCAGATTACGACTCGGCGATAAAATTTTGGCTGTCAGAGACAAAGAT GGTATTGAAACATCTCTAATTGGTGCAACGCACGCTCATGCAGTATCTGCCCTGAGAAGTACAGGAGATCAAGTCACGCTCATAGTGTTATCAGCCGGCTCTGTACCACCTGTCGCTAAAACCGCTCCACTATACTCAA CCAAAACTCAAGCCACGTCGTGTTCAACGCTCCACGAGTTATTAGAAGAGGAACCGAGTGAAATACCGAG ATGTGTACGCATGGTCAGGCTTGTACGGTCTGGCTCACGCCTCGGGATGGACATCGTCGGAGGGCTGGGAGGAGAGGTGGAAGGCAACACGGATGAGGACGCCTGCGGAGTGTTCGTGTCGGGTGTTTCCGTAGGTGGGGCCGCCTACGGCATGCTACATAGAGGCGACAGGATACTAAGCGTCGACGGCAGAGACCTCACAAGGGCTACGCATGAACAAGCCGCTGCGGCACTGAAg CAGTACTCGGGCGCCACGGTGACAATAGCGGCGCAGTATCAGCCGGAACAGTACGAGAGGTTACGAGCACGCATCCGAGCGATCAACGCAGCGGCCGCCATGTCGCCTCGCACGAGACACGTTCCCGTGCATCCTGACCTACACGCTATGTACCCAAG ATAG
- the LOC118268510 gene encoding disks large homolog 2 isoform X1: MTTWMALFGLVWLLRVRGSLCGCAACRRARHDAQEIQCAPSPRAPSPEEQAPFDVITLEHYTRDVTVQTDFDDEDVEDLDKIEMQISEESNVGNYECGREQSTQSPVSGQQASSFQCPSDADSEAVWETADVTLERGASGLGLSIAGGETGSDVSITRLAVGGAAQKDGRLQIGDILLQVNDISVEGAPHSVAVDALQKAGSVVRLRVRRARRPRVVTLWRGVRGLGLGIAGGADDAAGGGGIFVSHIAVGGAAHHDGRLRLGDKILAVRDKDGIETSLIGATHAHAVSALRSTGDQVTLIVLSAGSVPPVAKTAPLYSTKTQATSCSTLHELLEEEPSEIPRCVRMVRLVRSGSRLGMDIVGGLGGEVEGNTDEDACGVFVSGVSVGGAAYGMLHRGDRILSVDGRDLTRATHEQAAAALKQYSGATVTIAAQYQPEQYERLRARIRAINAAAAMSPRTRHVPVHPDLHAMYPR; the protein is encoded by the exons ATGACCACGTGGATGGCGCTGTTCGGGCTAGTGTGGCTGCTCCGCGTGCGTGGTTCGCTCTGCGGCTGCGCGGCGTGCAGGCGAGCGCGCCACGATGCGCAGGAGATCCAGTGCGCTCCTAGCCCGCGCGCGCCCAGCCCAGAAGAGCAAGCCCCGTTCGATGTCATCACACTGGAGCATTACACCCGTGACGTCACTGTACAGACTGACTTCGACGATGAAGACGTCGAGGATCTCGACAAGATAGAGATGCAGATTTCAGAAGAAT CAAACGTTGGGAATTACGAGTGCGGGCGAGAACAGTCGACACAGAGTCCAGTAAGCGGTCAGCAAGCTAGTAGCTTTCAG TGTCCTTCGGATGCAGACAGCGAGGCAGTGTGGGAGACAGCTGATGTGACATTGGAGCGGGGTGCGAGCGGGCTCGGCCTTAGCATAGCGGGCGGGGAAACTGGCAGTGACGTCAGCATAACGCGACTAGCAGTTGGTGGTGCCGCACAAAAAGATGGAAGATTGCAAATAGgagatattttattacaa gtaAATGACATTTCTGTGGAAGGAGCGCCGCACTCAGTCGCAGTGGACGCACTTCAAAAAGCTGGAAGCGTCGTTAGATTA CGAGTGCGACGAGCTCGAAGACCAAGGGTGGTGACCCTATGGCGAGGAGTAAGAGGTCTTGGCCTTGGTATAGCTGGTGGGGCTGATGATGCAGCAGGTGGAGGAGGCATCTTCGTATCCCATATTGCCGTGGGTGGAGCAGCCCACCATGATGGCAGATTACGACTCGGCGATAAAATTTTGGCTGTCAGAGACAAAGAT GGTATTGAAACATCTCTAATTGGTGCAACGCACGCTCATGCAGTATCTGCCCTGAGAAGTACAGGAGATCAAGTCACGCTCATAGTGTTATCAGCCGGCTCTGTACCACCTGTCGCTAAAACCGCTCCACTATACTCAA CCAAAACTCAAGCCACGTCGTGTTCAACGCTCCACGAGTTATTAGAAGAGGAACCGAGTGAAATACCGAG ATGTGTACGCATGGTCAGGCTTGTACGGTCTGGCTCACGCCTCGGGATGGACATCGTCGGAGGGCTGGGAGGAGAGGTGGAAGGCAACACGGATGAGGACGCCTGCGGAGTGTTCGTGTCGGGTGTTTCCGTAGGTGGGGCCGCCTACGGCATGCTACATAGAGGCGACAGGATACTAAGCGTCGACGGCAGAGACCTCACAAGGGCTACGCATGAACAAGCCGCTGCGGCACTGAAg CAGTACTCGGGCGCCACGGTGACAATAGCGGCGCAGTATCAGCCGGAACAGTACGAGAGGTTACGAGCACGCATCCGAGCGATCAACGCAGCGGCCGCCATGTCGCCTCGCACGAGACACGTTCCCGTGCATCCTGACCTACACGCTATGTACCCAAG ATAG